Within the Pseudonocardia alni genome, the region ACCGACATCACCACGACCACACCGCACAGGACCGACGCCACCGGCGCCAGGCCCCACACGTCGACCGCCGCCCCCGCCAGCAGGCTCGCCACGGCGGCCGCGAGGTAGCAGTACAGGTAGACCGCGGCGAGGGTGCCGGCGCGCGTGCCCTCCGGGCTCCGGTCGAGCAGGACCCGGATCGCGCCGGCGAACGCGACGCCGAACCCGGCCCCGGCCGCGACCGCGGAGGCGAGGTAGGCGGCGAAGCTCCCGAGGGTGATCGCGCCGACGAAGCCGGCGGTGCCGGCCGCCAGCACGACGGCCCCGCCGGTCAGTGCGCGTGCGGCGGGCAGCCGGGCGGCCACGAGCCCCGCCGCCGGTCCCGCGAGGTGGTAGACGGCGACGGCCAGGGCGCCGCTGAACAGGTCGTCGCGGCCCAGTACGGAGGCCGCGAGCGACGGGGCCAGCGCCTGGGTGAACCCGCCGAGGACGTAGGTCGCCGCGACGACGACACACACCATCGGGAACAGCCGGCGCGCGGCGCGGGGTACCCGGACCTCCGGCCGCAGCGACCGCAGCGCCCCGGGCCGCCGGGCCGCGGTCTCCGGCAGCAGGGCGAGCGCCGCGGCGGCCACGACGAGCAGTCCCGCCGCGACGACGAAGGACCGGACGGGTGCACCGTCCGGCGCGAGCTGCACCGCGGCTCCGGAGGCGAGCGCGCCGAGCGCGATGCCGCCCGGCGGCGCGCCGCTCGTGATCGCCCCGGCCAGCCCGGGACGCGCCGGAGGCGCCAGGTCGACGACGTAGCCGCCGAGCGCGGCCAGCGCGAGCCCCACCGACACCCCCTGGACCGCCCGCCCGATGATCAACGGTGCGGACGAGTCGACGGTGGCGAGGACCAGGCACGCCACCGCGCCGACGATCAGCGCGGGCACCGCCACCCGGCGCCGGCCCACGTGGTCGGACAGGCTGCCGCAGCACAGCAGGGCGACCAGCAGCGGCACGACGTAGACGGCGAACGCGCCGGTGAGCGCGACCGTCGAGATGCCGTAGGACCGCTGGTAGACGACGTAGAGCGGTGCCGGCACCCCGGCCGCGGCGCAGACCACCACGAAGGACACCGATGCCGTCGCGAAGGCCGGCGGGAACGATCGGGACCGGAACACCGGTCTCAGGTCGCCGGGACGACGGACAGCAGAGCAGCGAAGATCACCGTCCGAGACTAGGCGCTCCGCAACGATGTCCAGGAGCACAGGGGCGTCGGCACACCGTCCGACGACCGGCCCCCGCAGCGCGACGCCGGCCGGCCCCGTCCCCGACGTCCACCGCCGCCGGCGCCGACCGGGCCGCTGCGTCCTCAGCCCTGCTGCGCCGCCCACTCCTCGACCCGGCGCCCGCTCTCCTCCGGCGACAGGTCCTCCACCCGGGTCATCACCGCCCACCGCACCCCGTACGGGTCGACGACCGAGCCGAACCGGTCCCCGGACACGAACGTCGAGACCGGCTCGCGCACCGTCGACCCGGCCTCCGCCAGCGTCGCGACGGCCGCGTCCACGTCGGGTACGTACACCGCGAGCGACAGCGACACCGGGTGGTCGCCCGCCGGGGCGGCGACGAGGCCGTGGTCGGGCATCGCGTCGGAGACGGTGAACCGGCCGGCCGCCAGCTCCAGCTCGGCGTGCCCGACCATCCCGCCCATCTCGGTGACCGAGAGCACCCGGGCCCCGAAGGCGGCGCAGTAGAGTTCGATCGCCGCGCGGGCGGGCGAT harbors:
- a CDS encoding MFS transporter, translating into MFRSRSFPPAFATASVSFVVVCAAAGVPAPLYVVYQRSYGISTVALTGAFAVYVVPLLVALLCCGSLSDHVGRRRVAVPALIVGAVACLVLATVDSSAPLIIGRAVQGVSVGLALAALGGYVVDLAPPARPGLAGAITSGAPPGGIALGALASGAAVQLAPDGAPVRSFVVAAGLLVVAAAALALLPETAARRPGALRSLRPEVRVPRAARRLFPMVCVVVAATYVLGGFTQALAPSLAASVLGRDDLFSGALAVAVYHLAGPAAGLVAARLPAARALTGGAVVLAAGTAGFVGAITLGSFAAYLASAVAAGAGFGVAFAGAIRVLLDRSPEGTRAGTLAAVYLYCYLAAAVASLLAGAAVDVWGLAPVASVLCGVVVVMSVVGAAGAALRLRSSVDPG
- a CDS encoding VOC family protein, yielding MELTSSVTGAHTTDGRPHGVTSLTPHLVASPARAAIELYCAAFGARVLSVTEMGGMVGHAELELAAGRFTVSDAMPDHGLVAAPAGDHPVSLSLAVYVPDVDAAVATLAEAGSTVREPVSTFVSGDRFGSVVDPYGVRWAVMTRVEDLSPEESGRRVEEWAAQQG